The region TATAATCTACAGCTTTAGAAACCCGCCGGTTGTATTCCATTTTATCAATTTCTCCTTTACACATCCCGCTACAGCTGGTTATTTTGTAATGGCTGCAGTGCGAAACACCGGTTTGCAAACCACAATACCTGGGGCATAATTGAAATTCCTGGCAAATATATTCCAGGAATTTTATAGCTTCCTCGCGGGTGTAAAATTTCATCCAACTTACCGGCGAAACTTTGTTTTTATGAATCACGAACTGCTCAATCCCTTTTTGATTATGATAGGAGGTGAGGGTATATGGCCTGCTCAGCTTTTTCTGAGCCTTGTTGAATTCAGGAAAGTATTTTAAGATTAACGCCGATTCCCGCAAGAGTGCCAGTAATTCACTGCCGGTAAGTTCGTAGTCTATGCTGTAAGTAGCCTGCATCAACTTATATTTCCGGTTAGATTTTTCCTGAAAGTGAGATTTTATCCTGCTCTTAATATTTTTGGCCTTGCCTATATAAAGCGGGATTCCGTCTTTATCCTTAAAGAAATAGACTCCGGTTGCAGCGGGTAATTCTTCTAAATCTGAATTTTTAAAATTGGGCGGAAGATAAGAGGCCGCCGTTCTTTGATTCAACAAAGCTTTAAAAACTTCATAGTCGGGATCTAAGACCTGGCATCGGTTAAAAAGCGTAAGCGTTGCTTCACAATCGCCGCGAGCCCTGTGCCTGTCGGTATGCGGAATATTAATAGACGTACAAATATTTCCCAGGCTATAGGAAAAAAGTCCCGGAATAAGTTTCCTGGCCAGTCTTACTGTACACAGGCGTTTTCTTTGAAATGGGAGATCCAGATTATTAAATTCTGCTTTAATAATATTGTAATCGAAATTCACATTATGGGCTACAAAAATGCAATCTTTGGTAATTTTATCAATTTCAGAAGCTATTTCTGAAAATTTTGGCGCATCGGCCACCATGTGATCATTGATGTTGGTAAGCGTTTCAATGTATAGCGGTATCTCGGTCCCGGGATTTACCAGGGAGCTATACTCGTCTATAACTTTTCCGTTTTGTACCACCAGCACGCAAATTTCGGTAATTTTATTTCCCTTAATCCCGCCGCCTGTAGTTTCAATATCGGTTATAGCAAATTTCACATCTTTCATGCGACCAAATTATAATTATTTCCGTAAGTTTAAAAGGAAAAAATACTAAATAATGGAAATATTCCTTACTGAATATGTGTTTTTTCTTTTTTATAGATAAAAAATGACTTCTGAAGCGTAAAAGAGGTCTCGACTGCGCTCGACCTGACAAGGATGTTGGTTCGTCAAACTGAACTTGTTTTAGCTTCTAACATGAAATGAACTCGACCTGATATGGCTGTTTCAGTTTTTTGAAGTCGTCATCCCGAATTTATTTCGGGATCTAAGTTCTGCTATAGACTTTATTGGGATTGAAATATTTTCCCCGTAATTCCTACAAAAATTTAATCTTCTTCTTATATTGTTAAAAATTTAACAGCGGTAGATTTTATTAAATAATCTACCAAAACAGCCATCCCTACAGGTTGTTTAGTTAATCAATAACTTATATTTCTGAATTTTTTTGGAATAAGCTTACTTATTCCGGAAGTTTTAAAATGCAAATTTCTGCGCGATCCACGGTAGGGATTATCCGGGTAGAATTGCTGTAAATGGAATAGGAAATAGATTATATATAATGAGTCATGCACAATATCAGAAATAATCAATCTTAAATGAAACTAGATATTCACGTTCACACTCGCAAAATTAAATCTGGCGATGCTCCTACAAGAAATATTGAAACTGAGGAATTTGTTGAAATAATAAAAGATACAGATGTCAAAATTCTTGCAATTACTAACCATAATCATTTCGATTTGGCACAGTATGAAGAATTTAGGGATGGGGTTGCCGACAATTGTATTATTTGGCCCGGTATTGAACTTGACATATGGGAAAATGAGAAAAGAGCACATTTAATAGTCATTTGTAATCCAATAAACTACCAGGAATTTAGTACAGCTGTACAAGAAATTCTAGAAGGTAAAAATCCAGATACTTTTACCATTTCATTAAAGGAAACAGTAGAAAAATTTGATCATTTAGACTGTATTTATATCGCTCATTACTTTGTAAAAAGACCAAATTTAGGAGATGAAGAATTAGATATTCTAATAAACCTAGTTGAGAATTCCAAAAGGATATTGAAGGAAGCTACAAATTCCATTTCTGCAGGAATATATATTAGTCACGGACATAATTCGATATATGGTTCTGATGTACAAGATTGGGCGCAATACAGAACGATTTCAAAATCACTTCCAGAATTAAGATTACCGGTTGAAAGTTTTGAACAGTTCTGCTTATTATTAGAAAAAGATGAAGCAACAATAAATACCTTATTAAATAAAAAGAAAAAAGAAAATATCGAAATTGCTCCATTCAACAATGCTGCAGAAATAATCAGAATAGATATTTATAATGATATTAATATTCTCTTCGGATCAAAGGGAACTGGAAAAACTGATATTCTGGAAGCTCTTTCTAGATATTATAATGCTAAGGGTTATAAGACAAAGGTCTATAAATCTAATGACTTACATTTAGATTATTTATATGACTTAAAAGGTAATTCCATAAATTATAATGTTACAGATTTCGATATTGACGATTGTAAAGATGAAATTAAGTTTCTCAAAGAGGTAACTGAGGAGCAAGTTACTAGTATTAATAAATACCTACTTCATTTCTCAGTTGATCAAACCAATAAGATTTCAAAGAAGTTGAAAGTAAAGAACATTGCTCAGAAAGATGAAAAACAACCAAATAGAAAATTAGAAGAAGTAAATTTAATATTTGAAGAATTTAAATCTTTTCAAGTTTATATAAAATCAACGGATGAACTAGAGGGTTATATTGATAAAGATTTATTGAGTGATCTAGAAGTTTTAATGGACAAAATCTTAAACCAACTTAATCAAAAAAACGAGGAAAGATTCATAGAATCAAAAAGTGTAAGATTATTAAATCAGTTAATTGAAACGTTTATAAACGAAATTTCAAAAAAGACAAATCAGCCTCCAAAACCAACTAAGACGGGATTT is a window of Salegentibacter salegens DNA encoding:
- a CDS encoding exonuclease domain-containing protein, whose protein sequence is MKDVKFAITDIETTGGGIKGNKITEICVLVVQNGKVIDEYSSLVNPGTEIPLYIETLTNINDHMVADAPKFSEIASEIDKITKDCIFVAHNVNFDYNIIKAEFNNLDLPFQRKRLCTVRLARKLIPGLFSYSLGNICTSINIPHTDRHRARGDCEATLTLFNRCQVLDPDYEVFKALLNQRTAASYLPPNFKNSDLEELPAATGVYFFKDKDGIPLYIGKAKNIKSRIKSHFQEKSNRKYKLMQATYSIDYELTGSELLALLRESALILKYFPEFNKAQKKLSRPYTLTSYHNQKGIEQFVIHKNKVSPVSWMKFYTREEAIKFLEYICQEFQLCPRYCGLQTGVSHCSHYKITSCSGMCKGEIDKMEYNRRVSKAVDYINKYEDSCLLVEKGRTKAEKSFIYLKKGRYAGYGFVENSDDFNGPEQFEDYLVPQTNSSYADRIVNRYLNTKTNITRLNLDTGEEVEERETEAWFG